The following are encoded together in the Streptomyces sp. NBC_01465 genome:
- a CDS encoding relaxase/mobilization nuclease domain-containing protein produces MIAKITGGKDTANLIRYLYNTKKKGHTDPHLVASWDGFAPDPGRADDFDATKRALVADLDLHVKQAERLGRAPERHTWHCSVRAAKTDRILSDEEWGDTARRVVAATGIAPEGDPDGCRWVAVRHADDHIHIAATTVRADLRTARHWNDYLTADRELAAIEREYGLFQIVRGDRTAAKRPTRAEQEKAKRAGQTRTARERLRTTVRTAVAAATSTEEFVYLLEHADGVLVDVKHFPSGDVRGYTVALEGDVNGTQEPIWYSGSELSPDLSFPKIRKRLDATEPKQGPRKTNPWHQATAVTERIPNRLERGEDAAAQAHLAALGEALDALPLRAPQAIRPQLMQAAEVFERATRSRIQAEHQHARALRGAVRAMVREPAPKDGALLAMFLDAAILAVIAAARWHQLRHHDQQVAAAHQTLVHLQAAYEQTATAPLTALAQRRPPTQVVERHILLIRQTVPDHAEQVLEDLAFDALTAVLADAEKAGHDPKQLLQQAADQRALDDARRPARVLTWRVERLSTRSAPSTRARAAQAQSAARRPSMTVSSPLATPAPPPPPSQARRR; encoded by the coding sequence ATGATCGCGAAGATCACCGGCGGCAAGGACACCGCCAACCTGATCCGCTACCTCTACAACACGAAGAAGAAGGGCCACACCGACCCGCACCTGGTCGCCTCCTGGGATGGCTTCGCTCCCGACCCCGGCCGCGCCGATGACTTCGACGCCACCAAGCGGGCTCTCGTCGCCGACCTCGACCTGCACGTCAAGCAGGCCGAGCGGCTCGGCCGCGCGCCCGAACGCCATACGTGGCACTGCTCGGTCCGCGCTGCCAAGACCGACCGCATCCTGAGTGACGAGGAGTGGGGCGACACCGCCCGCCGCGTTGTCGCCGCCACCGGCATCGCTCCGGAAGGTGATCCGGACGGCTGTCGCTGGGTCGCCGTCCGCCACGCCGACGACCACATCCACATCGCCGCCACCACCGTCCGCGCCGACCTGCGCACGGCACGCCACTGGAACGACTACCTCACCGCCGACCGTGAACTCGCTGCCATTGAGAGGGAGTACGGCCTGTTCCAGATCGTGCGTGGGGATCGCACCGCCGCGAAGCGGCCCACCCGCGCAGAGCAGGAGAAGGCCAAGCGCGCGGGACAGACCCGCACCGCCCGCGAACGCCTGCGCACCACGGTGCGTACCGCCGTGGCTGCCGCCACCAGCACTGAGGAGTTCGTCTACCTGCTGGAGCACGCCGATGGCGTGCTCGTGGACGTCAAGCACTTCCCGTCCGGGGATGTACGCGGCTACACGGTCGCCCTCGAAGGTGACGTCAACGGCACACAGGAACCGATCTGGTACTCCGGCTCCGAACTCTCCCCGGACCTGTCCTTTCCCAAGATCCGAAAGCGCCTCGACGCCACCGAGCCGAAGCAAGGCCCACGCAAGACCAACCCATGGCACCAAGCCACCGCCGTAACGGAACGCATCCCCAACCGCCTTGAGCGCGGCGAGGATGCAGCGGCTCAGGCCCACCTGGCCGCCCTCGGTGAAGCCCTTGACGCCCTGCCCCTTCGCGCACCCCAGGCGATTCGGCCCCAACTCATGCAGGCAGCTGAGGTGTTCGAGCGCGCCACTCGCTCCCGCATCCAGGCCGAGCACCAGCACGCCCGCGCCCTACGCGGCGCCGTGCGAGCCATGGTCCGCGAGCCCGCCCCCAAGGACGGCGCCCTCCTGGCGATGTTCCTCGACGCCGCGATCCTCGCCGTCATCGCCGCCGCCCGCTGGCACCAGCTCCGCCATCACGACCAACAGGTGGCCGCAGCCCACCAGACCCTGGTCCATCTGCAGGCTGCCTACGAGCAGACAGCCACCGCACCGCTGACCGCGCTCGCCCAGCGCCGCCCACCCACGCAGGTAGTGGAGCGGCACATCCTCCTCATCCGGCAGACAGTGCCCGATCACGCGGAACAGGTACTGGAGGATCTGGCCTTCGACGCACTCACAGCCGTGCTCGCGGACGCCGAGAAGGCCGGCCATGACCCGAAGCAGCTCCTGCAGCAGGCCGCCGACCAGCGTGCGCTGGACGATGCCCGCCGCCCCGCGCGAGTCCTGACCTGGCGCGTCGAACGCCTCAGCACGAGGTCGGCGCCCAGCACCCGCGCTCGTGCGGCACAAGCACAGAGTGCGGCACGCCGTCCGAGCATGACGGTGTCGTCGCCACTGGCTACTCCGGCGCCACCGCCACCGCCGTCGCAGGCGCGGCGACGCTGA
- a CDS encoding HAD domain-containing protein: MRQPYLLLDIDGVLIPFPDDDGTTPATHVGHDVVPDGRSADDPVAIWLNPDHGRLLMDVFRNGTVSPIWCTSWRRDATTLIGPLLGLPPLPYVDLPRPQITTSHPNGYLWKRDYVDTWLGDAPAIWIDDDFTGLDHTWAAERTARGMATLLIQPDPHVGLQAEHLAQATVWAERLSRVGTSAPGAAPGVEAA; encoded by the coding sequence ATGCGCCAGCCCTACCTGCTCCTCGACATAGACGGTGTCCTCATACCGTTCCCGGACGACGACGGAACCACTCCGGCCACTCACGTAGGGCACGATGTCGTACCCGATGGCCGCAGCGCTGACGACCCCGTTGCCATCTGGCTCAACCCCGACCACGGGCGCCTGCTCATGGACGTGTTCCGAAACGGAACGGTCAGCCCGATCTGGTGCACCAGCTGGCGCCGGGACGCCACCACTCTGATCGGCCCGCTTCTGGGCCTGCCGCCGCTGCCGTACGTCGACCTCCCGCGCCCGCAGATCACCACCAGCCACCCGAACGGTTACCTGTGGAAGCGGGATTACGTCGACACGTGGCTGGGCGATGCACCCGCGATCTGGATCGACGACGACTTCACCGGCCTCGACCACACATGGGCCGCCGAACGCACCGCCCGTGGCATGGCGACCCTTCTCATCCAGCCCGACCCGCATGTCGGGCTGCAGGCCGAGCACCTGGCCCAAGCCACCGTGTGGGCAGAGCGGTTGTCCCGAGTCGGGACAAGCGCACCCGGCGCCGCACCTGGAGTCGAAGCCGCATAG
- a CDS encoding class I SAM-dependent methyltransferase yields MSLAQASPWHAHALQRTARPAEPLPVPARMEWTTRPGSGPGAEILGPDLAGKRLLELGCGPGHNAAHLATRHGAHVTGLDLVGLQVRRARSHYGRLSNLTFVAGHALHYLQASDERFDAIYSVFGAVGLVAPELLLPAIAQHVKPGRILAFTVPHPERGGRRPSADDRPRRDHVMLPDRTRLPVARWDFDAGRWETHLSRAGFWLTSAQEFHDARHGRWPTTLLITARKL; encoded by the coding sequence ATGTCGCTCGCTCAGGCATCCCCCTGGCACGCGCACGCACTCCAGCGCACCGCTCGCCCCGCCGAACCACTTCCCGTACCGGCCAGGATGGAATGGACCACCAGGCCCGGCAGCGGCCCCGGCGCCGAGATACTCGGCCCCGACCTGGCCGGGAAGCGGCTGCTCGAACTCGGCTGCGGCCCCGGCCACAACGCCGCCCACCTCGCCACCCGGCACGGAGCGCACGTCACCGGCCTCGACCTCGTGGGCCTTCAAGTCCGCCGAGCTCGCTCCCACTATGGACGTCTCAGCAACCTCACCTTCGTTGCCGGCCACGCTCTGCACTACCTGCAAGCCAGTGACGAGCGGTTCGACGCCATCTACTCGGTCTTCGGCGCTGTCGGCCTGGTCGCACCCGAACTCCTGCTCCCGGCGATAGCCCAGCACGTGAAGCCCGGCCGGATCCTGGCCTTCACGGTGCCCCACCCCGAGCGTGGAGGCCGCCGTCCCTCAGCGGACGATCGGCCACGTCGTGATCACGTGATGCTCCCGGACCGCACCCGACTCCCTGTCGCTCGATGGGACTTCGACGCCGGCCGTTGGGAGACACACCTCTCCCGCGCGGGCTTCTGGCTCACCTCAGCTCAGGAGTTCCACGACGCTCGCCACGGCCGCTGGCCCACCACCTTGCTGATCACCGCCCGCAAGCTCTGA
- a CDS encoding phosphotransferase family protein, which yields MDANLNAELLDNVLTATGKSAVARDEVRVWSMSGVERLTLSDGSTAIFKYAKKPFDSEDQALRLAHTLGVPVPKVHASATLDGWLGMLLEDLGTPIRDADDLDGAAAAVVLHRTRSAPALPLFDQQALRSLPSRALDHLDQLRKAERWQDADDVEGALDRLVQAAEARSAGAMTEPFGWVHSEFHPTSLHIGQRGWRLLDFARAFTGPGLLDLAGWHGTLEEPDPTRLRVFLETYVAEGGTPDALAERGGLPAEKWALGWHRVWAVEWFMEQAIRWINDPATDPAYIKVVRRHLTDALRLLEV from the coding sequence ATGGACGCGAACCTCAACGCCGAACTGTTGGACAACGTGCTGACCGCCACTGGCAAGTCCGCCGTAGCGCGCGACGAGGTGCGCGTCTGGTCCATGTCCGGCGTCGAACGATTGACACTCTCCGACGGCTCCACCGCCATCTTCAAGTACGCCAAGAAGCCCTTCGACAGTGAGGACCAAGCCCTCCGCCTCGCTCATACCCTCGGTGTTCCGGTCCCGAAGGTCCACGCTTCCGCGACACTGGACGGCTGGCTGGGGATGCTGCTGGAGGACCTCGGCACCCCCATCCGTGACGCCGACGACCTCGACGGCGCCGCCGCAGCCGTGGTCCTGCACCGCACACGTAGCGCGCCGGCCCTGCCCCTCTTCGACCAGCAAGCCCTGCGATCCCTGCCCAGCCGCGCACTGGACCACCTCGACCAGCTCCGAAAGGCCGAGCGGTGGCAGGATGCGGACGACGTCGAGGGTGCGCTCGACCGGCTGGTTCAGGCCGCCGAGGCTCGCTCGGCGGGAGCGATGACGGAGCCGTTCGGCTGGGTGCACTCCGAGTTCCACCCAACCAGCCTCCACATCGGCCAACGCGGCTGGCGGCTCCTGGATTTCGCCCGCGCCTTCACCGGCCCTGGCCTGCTCGACCTCGCCGGCTGGCACGGCACCCTCGAGGAGCCCGACCCCACACGTCTGCGTGTCTTCCTGGAGACGTATGTCGCCGAAGGCGGCACTCCCGACGCCCTTGCCGAGCGCGGTGGTCTCCCCGCTGAGAAATGGGCGCTGGGCTGGCACCGGGTGTGGGCGGTGGAGTGGTTCATGGAGCAGGCCATCCGCTGGATCAACGACCCGGCCACCGACCCCGCGTACATCAAGGTCGTACGCCGCCATCTCACCGATGCCCTCCGGCTCCTGGAGGTCTAG